Proteins from a single region of Sesamum indicum cultivar Zhongzhi No. 13 linkage group LG5, S_indicum_v1.0, whole genome shotgun sequence:
- the LOC105161949 gene encoding mediator of RNA polymerase II transcription subunit 7a, translating into MATATYPPPPPYYRLYKEYSKDPDSAPAPPPPIEGPYVLYGANYTTDDVLPGLEEQGVRQLYPKGPNIDIKKELTALNRELQLHLLELADVLVERPSQYARRVEDISLIFKNLHHLLNSLRPHQARATLIHILELQIQRRRQAVEDIKRRREEAQRLLKEALGTLDGQ; encoded by the exons ATGGCAACGGCGACTTACCCACCGCCGCCGCCTTACTACAGGCTGTACAAAGAGTACTCGAAGGACCCCGATTCCGCACCTGCACCCCCACCGCCTATCGAAGGCCCTTACGTCCTCTATGGAGCAAATTATACG ACTGATGATGTGCTTCCAGGTCTAGAAGAGCAGGGTGTTCGTCAATTGTACCCAAAAGGGCCAAATATTG atATCAAGAAAGAGCTGACTGCACTTAACAGAGAATTGCAACTACATTTGTTGGAGCTTGCTGATGTTCTTGTTGAGCGGCCATCTCAATATGCTAGAAGAGTAGAAGatatttctcttattttcaAGAACTTACATCACCTTCTGAATTCTTTGCGTCCTCACCAG GCCAGAGCAACACTGATCCATATCCTAGAACTCCAGATACAACGGCGCAGACAAGCTGTGGAGGACATTAAGAG GAGAAGAGAAGAAGCACAGAGACTTCTGAAGGAGGCACTTGGAACTCTCGATGGACAATAG
- the LOC105161951 gene encoding 20 kDa chaperonin, chloroplastic-like encodes MATVQLTSAASSISAKRFVSFEGLRASSAVKVSSFSPLKQNGLSLRSFRGLVVKAATAVAPKYTSLKPLGDRVLVKIKTAEEKTLGGILLPTTAQSKPQAGEVVAVGEGRTVGKNKVEIGVKTGTQVVYSKYAGTEVEFSGSSHLILKEDDIVGILDTDDVKDMKPLNDRVLIKVAEAEEKTAGGLYLTDASKEKPSIGTVVAVGPGPLDEEGNRKPLSVAPGNTVLYSKYAGNDFKGADGSDYIALRASDVMAILS; translated from the exons ATGGCAACTGTACAGCTTACTTCCGCGGCGTCTTCAATTTCAGCGAAACGGTTTGTTTCATTTGAAGGGCTAAGAGCTTCGAGTGCAGTAAAGGTCTCGTCTTTTTCACCTCTGAAGCAGAATGGGCTCTCCTTAAGGTCGTTTCGTGGCCTTGTTGTTAAGGCTGCTACAGCTGTTGCCCCTAAG TATACTTCTCTGAAGCCATTGGGTGATAGAGTGCTGGTGAAAATTAAGACGGCGGAGGAGAAGACTTTGGGTGGTATCTTACTACCGACAACAGCACAATCGAAACCTCAGGCGGGTGAGGTAGTTGCTGTTGGAGAGGGTCGAACAGTTGGAAAGAACAAGGTGGAGATTGGTGTGAAG ACTGGCACCCAAGTGGTGTACTCAAAGTATGCCGGGACAGAAGTGGAATTCAGTGGATCAAGTCATCTCATCCTTAAGGAGGATGATATTGTTGGTATCCTTGATACTGATGATGTGAAAGATATGAAGCCTCTGAATGACAGAGTTCTCATAAAG GTTGCTGAGGCTGAAGAGAAAACGGCTGGCGGTTTGTACCTAACAGATGCAAGCAAGGAGAAGCCTTCAATTGGCACG GTTGTCGCAGTTGGGCCTGGTCCCCTTGACGAGGAAGGCAACAGGAAACCATTATCAGTTGCTCCAGGAAACACAGTTTTGTATTCGAAATACGCTGGCAATGATTTCAAAGGTGCCGATGGGTCGGATTACATAGCACTGCGGGCCTCAGATGTGATGGCTATCCTTTCTTAG
- the LOC105161946 gene encoding protein MARD1: MLGKKSTPVIGMLTGSLVSGCRPRGVHVTTSPRSHLEAKTQSPRGLKSFDLGGVGLGIVAALEKSGDGRGDVPANKALFSRNLSRSNPIPVISPKKSSGYKENLEEVERQSWEEYTIVTCHVPNKSYTKVYFDAKKGDERSPFRISSSMKSTRASVFHIAPPRFGEATGVLAADFLSSCGMCQKKLQGEDIYMYRGEKAFCSTECRYRQIVMDERKEKCSSEASRPVDVSSSPYANGQNFTVGILAI; encoded by the exons ATGTTGGGAAAAAAATCGACGCCGGTGATCGGTATGCTCACGGGATCATTGGTTTCCGGTTGTCGGCCTAGGGGTGTCCACGTCACAACTAGCCCAAGAAGTCACCTTGAGGCCAAGACTCAATCTCCAAGAGGGCTTAAAAGTTTTGATCTTGGTGGGGTGGGATTAGGCATCGTGGCGGCCCTCGAGAAGTCGGGCGATGGTCGGGGTGATGTTCCGGCTAATAAGGCGTTATTCAGTCGAAATTTGAGCCGATCCAACCCGATTCCGGTCATTTCACCAAAGAAGTCATCTGGATATAAAGAAAACTTGGAGGAGGTAGAGAGGCAGAGTTGGGAGGAGTATACTATTGTGACCTGCCATGTCCCAAACAAGTCATACACGAAGGTGTACTTTGATGCCAAAAAAGGTGATGAAAGGAGCCCTTTTAGGATAAGTAGCAGCATGAAGAGTACCCGGGCCAGCGTTTTTCACATAGCTCCGCCAAGATTTGGGGAGGCCACCGGAGTTCTGGCTGCCGATTTTCTCAGCTCATGCGGTATGTGCCAGAAGAAGCTCCAAGGCGAAGACATATACATGTACAG GGGAGAGAAAGCATTCTGCAGCACAGAGTGCAGATACAGGCAAATAGTTATGGATGAGCGCAAAGAGAAGTGCAGCTCAGAAGCCTCCAGGCCGGTCGATGTCTCCTCCTCGCCTTACGCTAACGGCCAGAACTTCACCGTCGGAATTCTGGCAATTTAG
- the LOC105161950 gene encoding ethylene-responsive transcription factor ERF017-like: MLQSLVNQGEQQPSSSAATQRISEGSCKYKGVRKRKWGKYVSEIRLPNSRARIWLGSYDTAEKAARAFDAALFCLRGRKAKFNFPDSPPDILNGRSLTPAAARFAHSEPGSRSSGRIDNLDSQSDSLSSSELLQHVESPCPSVSDGTAQPGMEFTNIPLDNAFLDQILTTGTENNVTDFGLFPGFDDFSGDFLMPPPLPNVDYWPDNNEELLFSELWSF, encoded by the coding sequence ATGTTGCAATCATTGGTTAATCAGGGGGAGCAGCAGCCGTCATCCTCCGCCGCGACACAGAGGATTTCTGAAGGTTCTTGCAAGTACAAGGGCGTCAGGAAGCGCAAGTGGGGTAAATACGTTTCGGAAATTAGGCTGCCCAACAGCAGGGCGAGGATATGGCTGGGCTCCTACGACACGGCGGAGAAGGCGGCGCGTGCCTTCGACGCCGCACTCTTTTGCCTCCGTGGCAGGAAAGCCAAGTTCAATTTCCCCGACAGCCCGCCGGATATACTCAACGGCCGCTCCCTGACCCCTGCTGCGGCCAGATTCGCGCACTCTGAACCTGGGTCTCGGAGTTCGGGTCGGATCGATAACTTGGATTCGCAGTCGGATTCCCTGTCGTCTTCGGAGTTATTACAGCATGTGGAGTCGCCTTGTCCTTCTGTATCGGATGGAACGGCTCAGCCGGGCATGGAATTTACTAATATACCCCTGGATAATGCGTTTCTGGACCAGATCCTGACCACGGGCACAGAGAATAACGTCACGGATTTCGGGTTATTTCCGGGATTTGATGATTTCTCCGGCGATTTTTTGATGCCACCACCTTTGCCCAACGTCGATTATTGGCCAGACAACAACgaggaattattattttcggAGCTTTGGAGTTTCTGA